One window of the bacterium genome contains the following:
- the mutS gene encoding DNA mismatch repair protein MutS, whose protein sequence is MSTPMLKQYAEIKSQYPDVILFYRMGDFYELFYEDAVTAANVLGLTLTRRNHGREGDVPLAGFPHHQLESYLSKMTRAGYRVAVCDQLEDPKLAKGIVKRGVTEVVSAGTTFSETQLEDQKNNYLAAVTFEDDVCGLAYADITAQEFFTGVLPASELPARLVSLEPAEVVASVEDVERVRAAITSLHGCAVTTVPQWQFAADGADRALKSHLNVANLKGYGLSDMLPAMRSAGALIHYLRMQQKDPQELLPDLRVFSSGRELVLDPSTRRNLELVDSQSGKKEATLLHAIDKTRTAAGGRLLRRWLLAPLTDLKAITERLDTVEALVSEPQVLSTLSEKLRETADLQRVMSRLTTRRASPRDALAIRATLEMLPGIQRTLFNLPQSPLIRIAADLDEPKEISGLIASIIADDPPAMIGEGKSVRTGYSEELDELRSIGTRARTWMQEHQIQERNRTGIQSLKIGYNRVFGYYIEVTNAHKERIPADYIRKQTLTGAERFVTQDLKIWEEKILHADERLERLEQEIWEKLRTELISHGPILTRIARSLAELDVFVSFAVVARDHRYVRPVVNEGTKLSIVNGRHPVVERLVSGANGFIANDLDLDASGRQIMILTGPNMSGKSTYLRQAALIVLLAQIGSFVPADFAEVGIVDRIFTRIGAGDNLAGGESTFLVEMSEVANILRSATPRSLIILDEVGRGTSTFDGLSLAWAITEYLHERDDVAGKTLFATHYHELNKMAERFPRIFNARVDVEEWGDRVVFLHRISHGETDRSYGVEVARLAGLPHEVVARARELLPIWEDSHKIPNEPPPKSASKIQLTLFESDTQVVADALQNLNLDDLTPRDALSKLYEIKKLVDERRSANSRQKS, encoded by the coding sequence ATGTCCACACCTATGCTCAAACAATATGCAGAGATCAAATCCCAGTATCCGGATGTGATCCTGTTCTATCGCATGGGGGACTTCTATGAGCTGTTCTATGAAGATGCGGTGACGGCGGCCAATGTGCTTGGCCTGACCCTCACTCGTCGAAACCACGGGCGTGAAGGGGACGTACCTTTAGCCGGATTTCCACATCATCAGCTCGAAAGCTACTTAAGCAAGATGACGCGTGCGGGTTACCGAGTTGCGGTCTGCGATCAACTTGAGGATCCCAAGCTTGCAAAAGGAATTGTCAAGCGAGGGGTGACGGAAGTCGTCAGCGCAGGTACGACGTTTTCAGAGACACAGCTTGAGGATCAAAAGAATAACTACTTGGCGGCCGTTACATTCGAAGACGATGTTTGTGGTCTGGCATATGCGGATATCACCGCGCAGGAGTTTTTTACAGGAGTCTTGCCTGCGAGTGAATTGCCGGCCCGTTTGGTGTCGTTGGAACCGGCGGAAGTAGTTGCAAGCGTTGAGGATGTTGAGAGAGTGCGGGCAGCGATTACCTCGCTGCATGGCTGTGCAGTGACTACCGTCCCGCAGTGGCAATTCGCGGCCGACGGAGCCGATAGAGCGCTGAAAAGCCATTTGAATGTTGCGAACTTAAAAGGTTATGGCCTTTCGGATATGCTGCCTGCAATGAGATCAGCCGGAGCATTGATCCATTATCTTCGCATGCAGCAAAAGGATCCGCAAGAACTGCTGCCAGACTTACGGGTCTTTTCCAGCGGACGGGAATTGGTCTTGGATCCTTCGACAAGAAGAAATCTGGAACTTGTTGATTCTCAAAGCGGGAAGAAGGAAGCGACGCTGCTGCATGCAATTGACAAAACGAGAACGGCTGCAGGCGGACGGCTTCTGCGAAGATGGCTTCTGGCACCCTTGACAGATTTGAAAGCGATAACAGAGCGTTTGGATACCGTTGAAGCGTTGGTCTCAGAACCTCAAGTACTTTCAACGCTGTCCGAGAAGCTCCGTGAGACTGCTGACTTGCAGCGGGTCATGTCTCGTTTGACAACTCGGCGTGCATCGCCACGGGACGCACTGGCAATCAGAGCAACGTTGGAAATGCTTCCCGGCATTCAACGTACGCTGTTCAACTTGCCGCAGTCTCCGCTCATACGGATAGCGGCGGATCTCGACGAACCCAAGGAGATTTCAGGTCTGATCGCTTCCATCATTGCTGACGATCCCCCGGCAATGATAGGAGAAGGTAAGTCAGTTCGAACGGGTTATTCGGAAGAATTGGACGAACTCCGGTCAATTGGGACACGTGCGCGGACATGGATGCAGGAACATCAAATCCAGGAGCGTAATCGCACGGGAATACAGTCTCTCAAGATTGGCTACAACCGGGTATTCGGTTATTACATTGAGGTTACAAACGCGCACAAAGAGCGGATTCCGGCTGATTACATAAGGAAACAGACTCTTACTGGTGCAGAACGATTTGTGACCCAAGACTTAAAGATTTGGGAAGAGAAGATTCTGCACGCCGATGAGAGACTAGAGCGGCTTGAACAGGAGATCTGGGAGAAACTGCGGACGGAGTTGATTAGCCACGGACCAATTCTGACTCGAATTGCAAGGTCACTCGCGGAACTTGACGTTTTTGTCAGCTTTGCGGTGGTTGCGCGCGACCACAGATATGTTAGACCGGTTGTAAACGAGGGAACCAAGCTCTCGATAGTGAATGGTCGGCATCCTGTCGTTGAGAGGCTGGTGTCTGGTGCCAACGGATTCATTGCCAACGATCTTGATTTGGATGCGTCCGGCCGACAGATCATGATCTTAACCGGACCAAATATGTCTGGGAAGTCCACCTACCTGCGGCAAGCAGCGCTCATAGTTCTTCTTGCCCAAATTGGCTCATTCGTACCTGCGGACTTTGCCGAGGTTGGCATCGTTGACAGAATATTCACGCGAATCGGAGCTGGTGACAATTTGGCAGGAGGTGAGTCAACATTCCTGGTTGAGATGTCGGAAGTCGCAAACATCTTACGAAGTGCGACTCCAAGATCCCTTATCATTCTTGATGAGGTCGGACGAGGTACTTCCACCTTCGACGGTCTTTCACTTGCCTGGGCAATTACGGAGTATCTTCATGAACGCGATGACGTGGCGGGCAAGACTCTCTTTGCCACACACTATCATGAACTAAACAAAATGGCCGAGCGATTTCCGCGGATATTTAACGCAAGAGTCGATGTTGAGGAGTGGGGTGACCGCGTTGTTTTCCTTCACAGAATTTCTCATGGTGAAACTGACCGGTCTTATGGGGTGGAGGTAGCGCGGCTGGCTGGGCTCCCGCATGAAGTCGTTGCAAGAGCCCGTGAATTACTACCAATTTGGGAAGATTCGCACAAAATACCGAACGAGCCGCCCCCCAAATCAGCGTCCAAAATCCAGCTAACTCTATTTGAATCTGATACTCAGGTGGTAGCCGATGCCCTCCAAAACCTCAATTTGGACGACTTAACTCCGCGTGACGCTCTATCTAAATTATATGAAATTAAGAAGTTAGTTGATGAGCGTCGGAGTGCAAACTCACGCCAGAAGTCTTGA
- the coaBC gene encoding bifunctional phosphopantothenoylcysteine decarboxylase/phosphopantothenate--cysteine ligase CoaBC, producing the protein MKSSRRPDRETRQAGELGGRRILLGVTGGIAAYKAVEVARLFIQAGAKVQVVMTTAATKFVSPLTFETVTGRQVYVEMFPEHGKESPWHTELSSWAEVILVAPATADNIGRIACGLGDDLLTTILLAYERRRVICPSMNPRMWANPAVQDNLNTIRKRGFRIIPPESGDMARPGEEQGIGRLAEPETIYAEVRHLLSAPQDLRGVKVLVTGGRTEESWDPVRVLTNRASGRMGFALAEEARERGADVSLISGPSEVIPPSGVRLTRITTARQMAEAVKREFPYCNILLMSAAVSDYTFDQTAKNKIKKGDPDPEINLVPTEDILKGISQNKGNRVIVGFALETENVLDNALRKLREKHLDIVVANNPLAQGSGFQVETNQVFIIHRNGSVQDLPLQSKREVAREILNAVMELYRNPLPELEVEPELDLEVDVDPDEVLDDTDLGLIKLDGLDLEEPQLPKRQDRKTKRGKHKKGDRPKIIDQNGQAPKTAEVTQVRKEEAEPRTVQPEVSKPQQSLAQPAAQQQSAQSKKKSRRGGRRARERRERLAALAAQQSGLPQIPAGVPAPPPTTAAVAANQPASGDVKPNAKSKGRPKSSQSVEARLPEAASTEKPVAEKKSVRKKAAKTAASTDGGQKASKKASKKSAKKTEATEPVA; encoded by the coding sequence ATGAAGAGTAGCCGCCGCCCGGATCGCGAAACGCGACAGGCAGGTGAACTTGGGGGGCGGCGAATACTGTTGGGAGTTACGGGAGGTATCGCGGCATACAAAGCGGTGGAAGTAGCCCGTCTGTTCATTCAGGCCGGTGCCAAAGTACAGGTTGTAATGACGACCGCTGCTACGAAGTTTGTATCGCCGCTCACTTTCGAGACGGTAACTGGTCGGCAAGTCTACGTCGAGATGTTTCCTGAGCATGGCAAGGAGTCGCCTTGGCATACCGAACTCTCTTCGTGGGCTGAAGTAATTCTGGTTGCACCTGCAACTGCCGATAATATTGGCCGAATAGCATGCGGACTTGGGGACGACTTGTTGACAACCATTCTGCTTGCTTATGAACGTCGCCGTGTGATCTGCCCGTCCATGAATCCGCGAATGTGGGCGAACCCTGCTGTGCAGGACAATTTGAACACAATTCGCAAGCGTGGATTCAGAATTATTCCTCCTGAATCCGGAGATATGGCAAGGCCAGGCGAGGAGCAAGGCATAGGCAGACTCGCCGAGCCCGAGACAATTTATGCGGAAGTCAGGCATCTGCTTAGCGCGCCGCAAGACTTGCGCGGTGTTAAAGTCCTCGTAACTGGCGGTCGAACCGAAGAGAGTTGGGATCCTGTGCGCGTTCTGACGAATCGCGCCTCCGGCCGAATGGGTTTTGCGCTCGCAGAAGAGGCGCGTGAACGAGGCGCCGATGTGTCATTGATTTCCGGACCGAGCGAAGTTATCCCGCCGAGCGGAGTTCGTCTGACGAGGATAACAACAGCGCGCCAAATGGCCGAAGCCGTTAAGCGCGAGTTTCCATACTGCAACATTCTTTTAATGTCTGCGGCCGTCAGCGACTATACATTTGATCAGACTGCCAAGAACAAAATAAAGAAGGGCGATCCAGATCCTGAGATTAATCTCGTGCCGACCGAGGACATTTTGAAAGGCATTTCTCAGAACAAAGGAAACCGTGTCATCGTCGGATTTGCATTGGAAACCGAGAATGTGCTTGATAATGCGCTCCGAAAGCTTCGCGAAAAGCACCTGGACATCGTTGTGGCAAACAATCCGCTCGCACAAGGCAGCGGGTTTCAAGTGGAAACAAATCAAGTTTTCATTATCCACCGCAACGGTAGCGTTCAAGACTTGCCGCTTCAGTCAAAACGGGAAGTGGCAAGGGAAATCTTGAATGCGGTTATGGAGCTTTATCGAAATCCGCTTCCCGAACTTGAGGTAGAACCTGAATTGGATTTGGAAGTCGATGTCGATCCCGATGAAGTCCTGGACGATACAGATCTTGGATTAATTAAGCTGGATGGTCTCGACTTGGAGGAGCCGCAGCTTCCTAAGAGACAGGATCGCAAGACCAAAAGGGGCAAGCACAAGAAGGGCGACAGACCCAAGATCATAGACCAGAACGGACAGGCACCAAAAACTGCGGAAGTGACTCAGGTTCGAAAGGAAGAGGCCGAGCCGCGAACAGTGCAGCCGGAGGTCTCGAAGCCGCAGCAATCTCTGGCTCAACCTGCCGCGCAGCAGCAATCAGCTCAGAGCAAAAAGAAATCACGACGCGGCGGACGGAGAGCGCGGGAACGCAGGGAGCGGCTTGCCGCGCTGGCAGCTCAGCAATCAGGTCTGCCTCAGATACCTGCGGGTGTGCCTGCTCCGCCACCGACTACTGCAGCAGTCGCGGCCAATCAGCCTGCCAGCGGTGACGTGAAGCCAAACGCGAAATCAAAGGGAAGACCAAAATCATCGCAGTCGGTTGAAGCAAGACTTCCCGAAGCAGCAAGCACGGAGAAGCCTGTGGCAGAGAAGAAATCTGTAAGGAAGAAAGCCGCGAAGACTGCGGCAAGCACGGACGGAGGTCAGAAGGCTTCGAAGAAAGCTTCCAAGAAGTCTGCAAAGAAGACCGAAGCAACAGAACCGGTTGCATGA
- the gmk gene encoding guanylate kinase, producing MSDTGRLIVFAAPAGAGKTTVIRAVRVRNPEWKFSCSATTRPPRPGEVHGQDYFFLTRPEFMQRVDAGAFLEYEEVHGNMYGTLKAIVDEALRNKNTMVLDLDVKGASNIKRHYPDALTIFIKPPSMEVLKQRLSKRGTDSPEVIHKRLERVEMEMAYMDKFDCIIVNNEIEQAVADVLRCVESKWPLA from the coding sequence TTGAGTGATACAGGCCGGTTGATCGTATTTGCGGCGCCTGCCGGCGCTGGAAAGACGACAGTCATTAGAGCCGTCAGAGTGAGAAATCCGGAGTGGAAATTCTCATGCAGCGCGACGACTCGGCCGCCGCGTCCTGGTGAGGTTCATGGGCAGGACTACTTCTTCCTCACTCGACCGGAGTTCATGCAACGTGTAGATGCCGGCGCCTTTCTGGAATACGAAGAAGTCCACGGAAACATGTACGGGACATTGAAAGCAATCGTGGATGAAGCGCTTCGAAACAAGAACACAATGGTGTTAGATCTTGATGTCAAAGGCGCATCGAACATCAAACGTCACTATCCTGATGCTTTGACAATCTTCATCAAACCTCCATCAATGGAAGTGCTGAAGCAACGGCTTTCTAAACGGGGAACAGACAGTCCTGAAGTTATCCACAAGCGGCTCGAACGTGTCGAAATGGAGATGGCGTATATGGATAAATTCGACTGCATTATTGTAAATAACGAAATTGAGCAGGCCGTCGCGGACGTATTGCGCTGCGTTGAGAGCAAATGGCCGCTTGCCTGA
- the dnaB gene encoding replicative DNA helicase: protein MAHPATSDRSQNPDLAGVRVPPQAPEMERALLGALLSDGAAFARIAHLVEQASFYRPNHRALFLCMSELDARREPIDLITVTGELRRIGKLDEVGGVPFLSELAAEVPTSANIEHYAGVVHEKALLRNVISLSAEAVGAASDPTARADEVFEKVQTGLVDLIGRRRGRNALSSLEAVKSTIEHIEHMKQREGHVHGVSSGFDRLDDFTTGFNPGELIIIAARPSMGKTALAMNIATGAAHASNARVAIFSLEMDVRQLVLRMLSGEAHISLQRLRTGRMTKEEYGRLSVHAGRLADLNLFFDDQPGLDMSTLRARARQLWLEYKVDLIVIDYLQLITPPQMVDNQQQWIAYVSASLKNLAKELKIPIIVLSQLSRAPESRGGDRRPLLSDLRDSGAIEQDADVVMFVYRPEYYKDLFKGKKDPQYEIGTQSYPIEGLAEIIVAKNRNGPTGSLPLSFVKEFTMFAPLESERPAPAFDQSVDFGDNSMPSIDDTPF, encoded by the coding sequence GTGGCACACCCAGCAACATCCGATCGATCACAGAATCCCGATCTTGCCGGAGTGCGCGTGCCTCCGCAAGCGCCTGAGATGGAACGGGCATTGCTTGGTGCCCTGCTCTCCGATGGGGCTGCATTCGCAAGGATAGCGCATCTGGTTGAACAGGCTTCTTTTTATAGACCGAACCATCGCGCGTTGTTTCTATGCATGAGCGAGTTGGACGCGCGCCGTGAACCGATTGATCTGATAACGGTCACGGGTGAACTTCGCCGAATCGGAAAACTCGATGAAGTCGGCGGCGTTCCATTCTTAAGCGAGCTCGCCGCGGAAGTGCCCACATCGGCGAATATCGAACACTATGCCGGCGTTGTGCACGAAAAGGCGCTTCTGCGAAATGTAATTTCGCTTAGTGCGGAGGCGGTCGGCGCTGCCAGCGATCCGACAGCGCGTGCCGACGAGGTCTTTGAAAAAGTGCAGACCGGTCTTGTGGATTTAATCGGCAGACGCCGCGGTCGGAACGCTCTTTCTTCACTTGAAGCGGTGAAGTCAACAATTGAGCATATCGAGCACATGAAGCAGCGTGAAGGCCATGTGCATGGTGTTTCGTCAGGGTTTGACAGACTTGATGACTTCACCACCGGTTTCAACCCCGGCGAACTCATCATTATAGCTGCCCGTCCTTCAATGGGCAAGACGGCACTTGCGATGAACATTGCCACCGGTGCCGCGCATGCAAGCAACGCGCGTGTCGCAATATTCTCGCTGGAAATGGACGTCAGGCAGCTTGTGCTGCGTATGCTTTCCGGTGAGGCGCATATTAGTCTGCAGAGACTTCGCACCGGCCGCATGACCAAGGAAGAATACGGTCGGTTGTCCGTGCATGCAGGCCGGCTTGCCGACCTGAATCTGTTCTTTGACGACCAACCCGGCTTGGACATGAGCACGCTGCGTGCTCGTGCGAGGCAACTTTGGTTGGAGTATAAGGTTGATCTCATTGTCATAGATTACCTGCAGCTGATTACTCCTCCCCAAATGGTGGACAATCAACAGCAGTGGATTGCCTATGTCTCTGCGTCTCTGAAGAATCTAGCCAAAGAGCTCAAGATTCCGATCATTGTGCTCTCGCAGCTGTCCAGGGCGCCTGAATCCAGAGGCGGCGATCGCCGCCCATTGCTGTCAGATTTGCGGGATTCCGGTGCTATTGAACAGGATGCCGACGTCGTGATGTTTGTTTACCGGCCCGAGTACTACAAGGATTTGTTCAAGGGCAAAAAGGATCCGCAGTACGAGATCGGGACTCAGTCCTATCCGATCGAAGGATTGGCCGAGATTATTGTGGCTAAGAACCGTAACGGCCCGACAGGCTCATTGCCGCTTTCATTTGTAAAGGAGTTTACAATGTTCGCGCCGCTTGAATCTGAACGGCCGGCACCGGCATTTGATCAGTCCGTTGACTTCGGTGATAACTCCATGCCATCGATCGACGACACCCCTTTCTGA
- a CDS encoding YicC family protein: MIYSMTGFGRGEATEDGTTVSAELRTLNNRYFDFGLRAPRTISNFESELRELCRKGVERGKITLTLNEVRATGAMVARIDFDAARRVAGQLQDLCTDLRITESIHLEHLLQFPEVITPVDPPEVAERTLRLAAAATERAIENLRQMRLEEGQVLTRDMMERLDVITGALEEVRKAQEGLPTRALEKLRDRIQRLVPSESYDSNRLEMELALIADRLDITEECVRLDGHVGAFRKSLDKPDGPVGKKLGFLLQEMNREANTISSKTSSLEISHLTVSIREEIERLREQVQNLE, translated from the coding sequence ATGATTTATTCAATGACCGGCTTTGGGCGAGGCGAGGCCACGGAAGACGGAACAACGGTTAGCGCAGAGCTTCGCACACTTAATAATCGATATTTCGATTTTGGGCTAAGGGCTCCCCGCACCATATCCAATTTTGAGTCGGAGTTGCGGGAGCTTTGTCGAAAGGGAGTCGAGCGGGGCAAGATAACTCTGACGTTGAATGAAGTGCGTGCCACCGGAGCGATGGTTGCGCGCATAGATTTTGACGCGGCGCGAAGAGTCGCAGGGCAATTACAGGATCTTTGCACTGACTTGCGCATAACTGAGTCAATTCACCTTGAGCATCTGCTTCAGTTCCCGGAAGTGATAACTCCTGTTGACCCGCCCGAAGTTGCAGAACGAACCCTCCGGCTTGCAGCGGCCGCGACGGAAAGGGCAATTGAGAACCTTCGTCAAATGCGGCTGGAAGAAGGACAAGTCCTCACTCGCGATATGATGGAGCGGCTTGACGTTATCACAGGTGCCTTGGAGGAAGTTCGGAAAGCGCAGGAGGGCCTTCCAACTCGTGCGCTGGAGAAGCTAAGAGATAGAATACAGCGGTTGGTTCCGTCCGAAAGCTACGACAGCAACCGCTTGGAGATGGAGCTCGCGTTGATTGCGGATCGACTTGACATCACAGAAGAATGTGTGCGCCTTGACGGACATGTCGGGGCGTTTCGCAAATCGCTCGACAAACCGGATGGTCCTGTCGGCAAGAAGCTGGGTTTCCTCCTGCAGGAGATGAACAGGGAAGCGAATACTATTTCATCAAAAACATCCAGTCTGGAGATATCGCATTTGACGGTTAGTATACGGGAGGAAATAGAGAGACTGCGCGAGCAGGTGCAGAATCTTGAGTGA
- a CDS encoding DNA-directed RNA polymerase subunit omega: protein MAYTRDTHPESFVGKAENVYEAVLVIARRARQIGELQKRRIDRHLGQTEVLEQAAARARAESGDDTVEIEEIEREKIQFTKPVVLAINEMVDGKIEKRYEE, encoded by the coding sequence ATGGCTTACACACGTGACACGCATCCAGAATCATTTGTTGGCAAGGCAGAAAACGTTTACGAAGCAGTGCTCGTAATCGCGCGTCGGGCTCGACAGATTGGCGAATTGCAGAAGCGACGAATTGACAGACATCTGGGGCAGACGGAGGTTCTGGAACAAGCCGCTGCCCGCGCTCGCGCCGAAAGCGGTGACGATACCGTGGAAATTGAAGAGATTGAACGCGAAAAGATTCAGTTTACCAAGCCCGTTGTCCTCGCGATAAACGAAATGGTCGACGGTAAGATCGAGAAGCGCTATGAAGAGTAG
- a CDS encoding uracil-DNA glycosylase yields the protein MSNHSVIGYLENLSLFEDDLYLPAGHQVARIAKTRELLVLRDSITPLPSSLAEFEAQICSCTKCELGKTRTKFVFGDGNPNARIVFVGEAPGHDEDLSGSPFVGRAGQLLNAMLSEVGINRKDVYICNTLKCRPPGNRDPLPSEKATCRPYLRTQLSLISPDIVVCLGKHAANELLGTDEPMKDLRGRVIPWEGMSLLVTYHPAYFLRNMTQKVHGDADFRLLRKLLDELT from the coding sequence ATGAGTAACCACTCAGTAATCGGCTACCTTGAGAACCTTTCGCTCTTTGAAGACGACTTATATCTTCCCGCTGGACACCAGGTGGCACGTATTGCGAAAACGAGAGAATTGCTGGTCTTAAGGGATTCGATAACCCCGCTGCCGTCCAGCCTTGCTGAGTTTGAAGCACAAATCTGCTCATGCACAAAGTGCGAGTTGGGTAAAACGAGAACGAAGTTTGTCTTTGGGGATGGAAACCCGAATGCTCGAATTGTGTTCGTTGGTGAAGCACCGGGACACGACGAAGATCTGTCGGGCAGCCCATTCGTCGGACGGGCCGGACAGCTGCTGAATGCGATGTTGTCTGAAGTAGGTATCAATCGCAAGGATGTTTACATTTGCAATACTCTCAAATGTCGTCCGCCGGGGAATCGAGACCCGCTTCCGTCTGAAAAGGCCACCTGCCGGCCCTATTTGAGAACACAATTGTCTTTAATAAGTCCCGACATAGTGGTGTGTTTAGGTAAGCATGCTGCGAATGAGCTCCTTGGCACTGACGAACCGATGAAGGATTTGAGGGGAAGGGTGATTCCGTGGGAAGGCATGAGCCTGTTGGTGACCTATCATCCTGCGTATTTTCTGCGCAATATGACGCAGAAAGTTCACGGCGATGCGGACTTTCGATTGCTGCGAAAGCTCTTGGATGAATTGACGTGA
- a CDS encoding bifunctional (p)ppGpp synthetase/guanosine-3',5'-bis(diphosphate) 3'-pyrophosphohydrolase: MSEPAPKLAENEPHSSVAILPQLAGPQFSRIEPEFLRSLDTIRLALFQNFPNADLATVERAFLFAFDAHKNQRRLSGEPYITHLLAVAEILAELHMREDVIVAGLLHDVVEDTETTTEQLRAAFGDGIAKLVDGVTKIPELKYESKEKQQAENLHKMLLSMVNDLRVILIKFADRLHNMRTIGHMTRKQQERIALETMDVYAPLAHRLGVYQIKWELEDLAFKVLNPREYHELAEKVSLKRTERERIIQRECARIQAELRKAGVKGQVLGRPKHLYSIYNKIKTRGYSFEEILDLLAIRIIVPKMEECYFALGIVHSLYTPIQDKFTDYIATPKSNMYQSLHTKVFGPDGRKIEVQIRTDDMHSRAEYGIAAHWRYKEGDQSRKELDRQIEWLRSLLDNQSEAGDSKEYLEDLKINLFEGEIFVFTPRGKLLTLPVGATPVDFAFAVHTDVGLHAMAVKINGHIAPLKATLHSGDLVEVIVSPNQKPNPDWLQFVKTSRARNKIKKWLKEQHFEESQKLGREMLTRELSRLRYKKTDKDLSETAQLFGHNTLDSFLAAIGSGDLTIENVLRKLAPEPVPSSPVASVLSKVIRRVKGSDTGIRIHGMDQVAISFGTCCQPLPGDQITGFISTGKGVVVHRVDCKNIPFLMKHPERNIQVEWDADREAKFNVRIRLMAEDRAQMLGDITVALAKEDVSMLYIEMKREDNFASGRLVLEVKSLLHLQRVLKRIRAIPGVLHVERLDEDIPGNQPM; this comes from the coding sequence ATGTCAGAGCCTGCGCCTAAACTCGCCGAGAACGAGCCGCATTCAAGTGTAGCCATTCTCCCACAACTGGCAGGTCCTCAGTTCTCGAGGATCGAGCCTGAGTTTCTGCGGTCTCTTGACACGATTCGACTTGCTCTTTTCCAAAACTTCCCCAATGCCGACCTCGCAACAGTTGAGCGTGCATTCTTGTTTGCTTTTGATGCGCACAAGAACCAACGCAGACTGTCAGGCGAGCCTTACATCACGCACCTGCTGGCAGTTGCGGAAATTCTCGCTGAACTCCACATGCGCGAGGACGTGATAGTAGCCGGACTGCTTCATGACGTGGTTGAAGATACCGAAACCACCACGGAACAGTTGCGTGCGGCATTTGGCGACGGAATCGCCAAATTGGTTGACGGTGTCACCAAAATACCCGAACTCAAGTACGAGTCCAAAGAAAAGCAGCAGGCAGAAAATCTGCACAAAATGTTGCTCTCGATGGTCAATGACTTGCGGGTAATCCTGATAAAGTTTGCGGACCGCTTGCACAACATGCGGACGATTGGGCATATGACCCGCAAGCAGCAGGAGCGCATTGCCCTTGAGACGATGGATGTCTATGCGCCACTTGCGCACAGACTTGGTGTCTATCAAATCAAGTGGGAACTTGAAGACCTGGCTTTCAAAGTCTTGAATCCGCGCGAGTATCACGAACTTGCTGAGAAGGTTTCGCTGAAGAGAACTGAACGCGAACGTATCATTCAGCGAGAGTGTGCAAGGATACAGGCGGAACTGCGAAAGGCAGGGGTAAAAGGTCAGGTTCTCGGCCGGCCCAAGCATCTGTACTCAATCTACAACAAGATTAAGACTCGCGGCTACTCGTTCGAGGAAATCCTAGATCTGCTTGCGATACGAATTATTGTCCCGAAGATGGAAGAGTGCTATTTTGCGCTGGGCATTGTCCACTCGCTGTACACTCCGATTCAGGACAAGTTTACTGATTACATTGCGACACCGAAGTCAAATATGTATCAGTCGCTTCACACCAAGGTCTTTGGACCGGATGGCCGAAAGATCGAGGTGCAGATTCGTACCGATGATATGCACAGTCGCGCAGAGTACGGAATTGCTGCGCATTGGCGATATAAAGAAGGCGATCAAAGCCGCAAAGAGTTGGATCGCCAAATTGAATGGCTGCGCAGTCTTCTTGATAATCAGTCCGAGGCGGGAGATTCGAAAGAGTATCTTGAGGACCTCAAGATTAATCTTTTCGAAGGCGAAATTTTCGTTTTCACTCCCCGTGGCAAGTTGCTGACTCTGCCCGTCGGTGCGACGCCTGTTGATTTTGCGTTTGCCGTGCATACCGACGTTGGGCTGCACGCCATGGCCGTCAAGATAAACGGACACATTGCACCGTTGAAGGCAACATTGCATTCCGGCGACTTGGTTGAAGTCATCGTTTCGCCAAACCAGAAGCCAAACCCGGATTGGCTGCAGTTTGTCAAGACCAGCCGCGCTCGAAACAAGATTAAGAAGTGGCTGAAGGAACAACACTTCGAGGAATCGCAAAAGCTCGGCCGGGAAATGTTAACGCGTGAATTGTCGCGGCTCCGTTACAAAAAGACGGACAAGGATCTTTCGGAAACAGCCCAGCTCTTCGGACACAATACGCTTGATAGTTTTCTTGCGGCAATTGGTTCAGGAGACTTGACCATTGAGAATGTTTTGCGGAAGTTGGCGCCTGAGCCTGTTCCCTCAAGCCCTGTTGCAAGTGTACTCTCCAAGGTAATTCGCCGGGTCAAGGGCAGCGACACGGGCATCCGTATTCATGGCATGGATCAGGTCGCCATTTCATTCGGCACTTGTTGCCAGCCTTTACCCGGTGATCAGATAACGGGTTTCATTAGCACCGGAAAAGGTGTGGTCGTGCACCGGGTTGATTGCAAAAACATTCCGTTCCTGATGAAGCATCCGGAGCGGAATATCCAGGTTGAATGGGATGCCGATAGAGAAGCAAAGTTCAATGTGCGCATTCGTCTAATGGCAGAGGATCGTGCACAAATGCTGGGCGACATCACGGTTGCCCTTGCAAAGGAAGATGTGAGCATGCTCTATATCGAAATGAAGCGTGAGGACAACTTTGCTTCGGGACGCTTGGTGCTAGAAGTGAAGTCTTTGCTTCATTTACAACGTGTTCTGAAACGAATAAGGGCGATCCCCGGAGTGCTTCACGTGGAACGGTTGGACGAAGATATTCCCGGCAATCAGCCGATGTAG